The Methanobrevibacter olleyae genomic interval ATAAAACATCTTTTAGCTTGGTTTCTTTATTACGTAATTTATCGTTGCGTGAAAAGTTTATACCTGAAAATATTTGCTTTATAACAAAAATTACACTTTCAACATTCATTCTTCTAGAATAGATCTTAGGTCTGAAAATTGTTGAACTATTTAAACGATAATGACCATTTTTGGCTCTTGTTTTAAGTGGTATTTGCTCAAAAGCTAAAGTTTCTTCATTAATACATTTTCTTATTTCTTCAGAATCATAAGCTCTGTCTGCTAAGAAATAATGAGGTTG includes:
- a CDS encoding transposase, with protein sequence QPHYFLADRAYDSEEIRKCINEETLAFEQIPLKTRAKNGHYRLNSSTIFRPKIYSRRMNVESVIFVIKQIFSGINFSRNDKLRNKETKLKDVLYNFYRHVQIF